In Pleurocapsa sp. PCC 7319, the following are encoded in one genomic region:
- a CDS encoding homocysteine biosynthesis protein, with protein MRTIAEINDKISRGQVVAWTVEEVKTKVAKLGVEEVFKQVDVVTTGTFEPMESSGAIINLGHTDPPIKIRQCWLDGIVAYAGFGAVDLYLGATAMADYNLNETDPNLREGVPWERGGGHVIEDLIAGKSIQLKAIGQKTDCYPRAILENTITKDNINQFYLFNPRNLYQNFIVGVNGGDRPLYTYLGPLLPRLGNAVYSNPGAISPLINDPELNLVGIGSKIFLGGGIGYVAWEGTQHFPLQKRLPNLTPIGPAATVALIGDAKQMSARWVRGCYFKNYGPSLMLGVGIALPVLQEEVIHNCSVVDQNVVAPVIDFSIPRRVRPTFGLVSYEQLQKGHVTIDGKLVRVAPLASKYRSRQIAQELKQWIETGKFTLTEPVAPLPRDRTFMPQDTNRSIVSLD; from the coding sequence ATGCGGACAATCGCGGAAATCAATGACAAGATTAGCCGGGGTCAGGTAGTTGCCTGGACCGTGGAGGAAGTCAAAACCAAGGTCGCCAAGTTGGGAGTTGAAGAGGTATTTAAACAGGTAGATGTTGTCACCACAGGAACATTTGAACCAATGGAATCTTCTGGAGCAATTATCAATCTGGGACACACAGATCCGCCAATTAAAATTCGTCAGTGTTGGCTAGATGGCATAGTAGCTTATGCTGGCTTTGGAGCGGTAGATCTCTATCTTGGGGCAACTGCCATGGCTGATTATAATCTCAATGAAACCGACCCTAACCTGAGGGAAGGAGTTCCCTGGGAAAGAGGAGGGGGGCATGTAATTGAAGATCTAATTGCTGGTAAATCAATTCAGTTAAAAGCGATCGGTCAAAAAACTGATTGTTATCCTCGGGCAATTTTGGAAAATACGATTACCAAAGATAACATCAATCAATTTTATTTATTTAATCCTCGTAATCTCTATCAAAACTTTATTGTGGGGGTTAATGGCGGCGATCGCCCTCTATATACTTATTTAGGACCATTGCTACCCAGATTAGGTAATGCCGTATATTCTAACCCTGGGGCAATATCTCCATTAATCAACGACCCAGAGCTAAATCTAGTCGGTATAGGCAGTAAAATCTTTTTGGGTGGTGGAATTGGCTATGTTGCTTGGGAAGGAACACAACATTTTCCACTCCAAAAACGTCTTCCAAATCTTACTCCAATTGGTCCTGCTGCTACGGTAGCTTTAATTGGGGATGCCAAACAAATGAGTGCGAGGTGGGTTAGAGGATGCTATTTCAAAAACTATGGTCCCTCTCTAATGTTAGGAGTAGGGATAGCATTACCTGTACTACAGGAGGAAGTAATACACAACTGTTCAGTTGTCGATCAAAATGTTGTTGCTCCGGTAATTGATTTTTCTATACCTCGACGAGTTCGTCCGACCTTTGGCTTAGTTAGCTATGAACAGTTGCAAAAAGGTCATGTAACCATTGATGGCAAACTAGTTCGTGTCGCTCCTCTAGCAAGCAAATATCGCTCGCGCCAAATCGCCCAGGAATTAAAACAATGGATTGAAACAGGGAAATTCACCCTGACTGAACCAGTTGCTCCCTTACCTAGGGATCGCACTTTTATGCCTCAGGATACCAACAGATCTATAGTCTCCTTAGATTGA
- the rdgB gene encoding RdgB/HAM1 family non-canonical purine NTP pyrophosphatase, whose protein sequence is MKKLVVATGNPGKLKEMQEYLTDLPWQLELKPANLDIEETGTTFIANARLKASEVAKALKKWAIADDSGLAVDALDGAPGLYSARYGKTDKDRINRLLAELGETTNRQAKFICAVAIANPDGKIVLETEGICPGEILYSPRGDGGFGYDPIFYVPSQQQTFAEMASVTKSEISHRGVAFAQLMPQLQELSRNVAN, encoded by the coding sequence ATGAAAAAGTTGGTTGTTGCTACGGGGAATCCAGGAAAACTAAAGGAGATGCAGGAATATCTCACGGATTTACCTTGGCAATTGGAGTTAAAGCCGGCGAACTTAGATATAGAAGAAACAGGAACTACTTTTATTGCTAATGCCCGTCTTAAAGCCTCAGAAGTAGCAAAAGCCTTGAAAAAATGGGCGATCGCCGATGATTCTGGTTTAGCAGTAGATGCTCTTGATGGTGCTCCAGGTTTATATTCGGCACGTTATGGTAAGACAGATAAGGATAGAATTAACCGTTTACTAGCTGAATTAGGCGAAACAACTAATAGACAGGCAAAATTCATTTGTGCAGTAGCGATCGCCAACCCTGATGGCAAGATTGTTTTAGAAACCGAGGGAATATGTCCTGGGGAAATATTATATTCTCCCCGAGGTGATGGCGGTTTTGGTTATGATCCAATTTTTTATGTACCATCTCAACAACAGACCTTTGCGGAGATGGCTTCAGTAACAAAAAGTGAAATTAGTCATCGTGGGGTGGCTTTTGCCCAATTAATGCCTCAATTACAAGAATTGTCCCGCAATGTTGCTAATTAA
- a CDS encoding phosphoglucomutase/phosphomannomutase family protein yields MAFTVNPIKFGTDGWRGVIAADFTFERVATLAPLAAQVLAENYGDTAANRTVIVGYDRRFMAEDFAQVTAESLQEAGFDVLLSECFAPTPAFSWAAKAHNALGAIVMTASHNPAAYLGLKVKSAFGGSVPPEITEQIEAMIGKTLPQAEKPGKITKFDPWINYCQGLQQKVNITAIKEAIASDKLKVYVDVMHGAAATGLERLLGCPVEEINSDRDPLFGGGAPEPLPKYLPDFFRAIKEGAKQHPDSIRVGLVFDGDSDRIAGADAAGNFLSSQVLIPILIEHLAQRKGFTGEIVKTVSGSDLIPRLAKLYGRSVYETPIGYKYIGDRMLNAEVMIGGEESGGIGYGTHIPERDALLSALYILEAVVESGEDLGAIYARLQQKTNFTAHYDRIDLPLASMDVRSKLLERLKNDTPQEVAGMTVVDCLDVDGYKFRMDENTWLLIRFSGTEPVLRLYCQATTMPEVRKILEWARDWANSV; encoded by the coding sequence ATGGCTTTTACTGTTAATCCAATTAAGTTTGGTACAGACGGCTGGCGTGGGGTAATCGCCGCTGACTTTACTTTCGAGCGAGTAGCTACGTTAGCACCTTTAGCAGCTCAAGTTTTGGCTGAAAATTATGGTGACACTGCTGCTAATCGGACAGTAATCGTTGGCTACGATCGCCGTTTTATGGCAGAAGATTTTGCTCAAGTTACCGCAGAATCTTTGCAAGAAGCTGGATTTGATGTCTTGTTATCGGAGTGCTTTGCTCCTACTCCTGCTTTTAGTTGGGCAGCCAAGGCTCATAATGCTTTAGGGGCAATTGTGATGACAGCATCTCATAACCCGGCTGCTTATCTGGGATTAAAAGTTAAAAGTGCCTTCGGTGGTTCAGTACCTCCAGAAATTACCGAGCAAATCGAGGCGATGATCGGCAAGACCTTACCCCAAGCAGAAAAGCCAGGAAAAATAACGAAATTTGATCCTTGGATAAACTATTGTCAGGGATTGCAGCAAAAAGTCAATATTACAGCTATTAAAGAAGCGATCGCCTCAGACAAACTGAAAGTATATGTAGACGTGATGCATGGTGCTGCAGCTACAGGTTTAGAACGTCTTTTGGGCTGTCCTGTAGAAGAAATTAATAGCGATCGCGATCCTTTATTTGGTGGTGGCGCACCCGAACCCCTACCAAAATATCTTCCAGATTTTTTCCGTGCCATAAAAGAAGGAGCCAAGCAACACCCTGATAGCATTAGAGTTGGCTTAGTATTTGATGGTGATAGCGATCGCATTGCTGGTGCAGATGCCGCAGGTAATTTCCTTAGTTCTCAAGTATTAATTCCCATCCTGATTGAACACCTAGCACAGCGTAAAGGTTTTACAGGAGAAATTGTGAAAACTGTCAGTGGTTCAGATTTAATTCCCCGCCTGGCTAAACTATATGGACGCTCTGTTTATGAAACACCAATTGGTTATAAATACATCGGTGACAGAATGTTGAATGCTGAAGTGATGATCGGTGGAGAGGAATCTGGCGGAATTGGTTATGGTACCCATATACCAGAGCGGGATGCTCTATTATCAGCTCTTTATATTTTGGAAGCAGTTGTTGAGTCAGGAGAAGATTTGGGTGCTATTTATGCCCGACTACAACAGAAAACCAATTTTACAGCTCACTATGATCGTATTGATTTGCCTTTAGCTAGTATGGATGTACGTTCTAAATTATTGGAACGTCTAAAAAATGATACTCCTCAAGAAGTAGCTGGGATGACTGTTGTCGATTGCCTGGATGTCGACGGCTACAAGTTTAGGATGGATGAAAATACTTGGCTACTCATTCGTTTTAGTGGGACTGAGCCAGTATTACGTCTGTATTGCCAAGCTACTACTATGCCAGAAGTTCGTAAAATTCTTGAATGGGCAAGAGATTGGGCTAATTCGGTTTAA
- a CDS encoding photosystem II manganese-stabilizing polypeptide yields the protein MRYRTIIAGFLALCLGVLTACSDTSNVSRSELTYDDILNTGIANTCLELPDSSRGTIPIKAGESYTIRDLCLEPREYFVKEEPVSKRQKAEYIQGKLLTRYTSSLDQIQGTVEPNADGTLTFTELDGIDFQPATVLLPGGKEVPFLFTMKQFVGTTVASADSINTSTDFEGEFKVPSYRGQVFLDPKGRSLASGYDNAVALPGRADDPEFSKANVKEFVSRKGRMSLNVTKIDSETGEIAGVFESEQPSATDLGAEEPEEVKVRGIFYGRVDSNA from the coding sequence ATGAGATACCGTACAATTATTGCTGGCTTTCTGGCATTGTGCTTAGGGGTGTTAACAGCCTGTAGTGATACTAGTAATGTAAGCAGAAGTGAATTAACTTACGACGATATTCTAAATACTGGAATAGCAAATACTTGTTTAGAATTACCTGACAGTAGTCGAGGTACTATTCCAATTAAGGCCGGAGAATCATATACCATTCGCGATTTGTGCCTAGAACCAAGGGAATATTTTGTTAAAGAAGAACCAGTTAGTAAACGCCAGAAAGCTGAGTATATTCAAGGCAAATTGTTGACAAGATATACTTCTAGTCTCGATCAAATTCAAGGCACGGTTGAACCCAATGCTGATGGTACACTGACTTTCACTGAACTTGATGGAATTGACTTCCAGCCAGCCACAGTTTTATTGCCTGGTGGTAAAGAAGTTCCTTTCTTGTTTACAATGAAGCAATTTGTTGGTACTACTGTAGCCAGTGCCGACTCTATCAACACTTCAACTGATTTTGAAGGAGAATTCAAAGTTCCCTCTTATCGTGGACAGGTTTTCTTAGATCCTAAAGGACGTAGTCTTGCTAGTGGTTACGATAACGCTGTAGCTTTGCCTGGACGTGCAGATGATCCTGAGTTTTCTAAAGCTAACGTCAAAGAATTTGTTTCCCGCAAAGGTAGAATGTCTCTCAATGTCACCAAAATTGATAGTGAAACAGGGGAAATTGCTGGTGTATTTGAAAGCGAACAACCTTCTGCTACTGACTTAGGCGCAGAAGAGCCAGAAGAAGTAAAAGTACGTGGCATTTTTTATGGCAGAGTTGATTCTAATGCTTAA